A part of Streptomyces sp. NBC_01497 genomic DNA contains:
- a CDS encoding YidC/Oxa1 family membrane protein insertase yields MSTIISAFAHLVDVLAGPLGPLFHGSAVAAAIILFTICVRLAVHPLSRASARGQKARAELAPRMAELRRKHAKNPEKLREETAELYAREKVSPLAGCLPMLLQLPAFYLMYRVFYSREIGGVPNALLGHSLLGAPLGGRWTAALAHGGLFGPAGLVYLVLFVIIAGVATFNAVRTRRQQAGADPVVDVSAPGAGAVAGMMKIMPLMYFFTLVTVAVVPLAAGLYVVTSTTWTAAERYFLYRDAPARAPLAATRSA; encoded by the coding sequence TTGTCCACGATCATTTCCGCGTTCGCCCATCTCGTAGACGTTCTCGCCGGCCCTCTGGGGCCGCTGTTCCACGGCTCGGCCGTGGCAGCCGCGATCATCCTGTTCACCATCTGCGTACGGCTCGCCGTCCACCCCCTCTCCCGTGCCTCCGCCCGAGGGCAGAAGGCACGTGCCGAACTCGCGCCGCGCATGGCCGAGCTCCGTCGCAAGCACGCCAAGAACCCCGAGAAGCTGCGGGAGGAGACAGCCGAGCTCTACGCGCGGGAGAAGGTCTCCCCGCTCGCCGGATGCCTGCCGATGCTGCTGCAGCTGCCCGCCTTCTACCTGATGTACCGGGTCTTCTACAGCCGTGAGATCGGCGGCGTACCCAACGCACTGCTCGGCCATTCCCTGCTGGGCGCGCCCCTCGGCGGCCGCTGGACCGCCGCCCTCGCGCACGGCGGGCTGTTCGGCCCGGCCGGTCTCGTCTATCTGGTGCTGTTCGTGATCATCGCGGGCGTCGCCACGTTCAACGCCGTACGGACCAGGCGGCAGCAGGCCGGCGCGGATCCCGTCGTCGACGTCTCGGCGCCGGGGGCGGGGGCGGTCGCCGGGATGATGAAGATCATGCCGCTCATGTACTTCTTCACCCTGGTCACGGTGGCCGTCGTGCCGCTGGCCGCCGGGCTGTACGTGGTGACCAGCACCACCTGGACAGCGGCCGAGCGGTACTTCCTGTACCGGGACGCCCCGGCACGGGCGCCGCTGGCCGCCACGCGAAGCGCGTGA